Part of the Pseudodesulfovibrio hydrargyri genome is shown below.
CGCAGGGGCGGCAGTTCCAGGGGGAAGACCTTGAGGCGGTAGTAGAGGTCCTCGCGGAAGTTGCCCGCCTCGATCTCCCTGGCCAGGTCCTTGTTGGTGGCCGCGATGACGCGCACGTCCACCTTGATGGTCTTGCGCCCGCCCACGTGCTCGAAGGCCTGTTCCTGGAGGATGCGCAGAATCTTGGCCTGGGTCTTGAGGGACATGTCACCGATCTCGTCCAGGAACAGGGTGGACCCGTCGGCCAGTTCGAACTTGCCTTCCTGGGCCTTTTCCGCGCCGGTGAAGGCCCCCTTTTCGTGGCCGAACAACTCGGATTCGATGAGTTCCTCGGGGATGGCCGCGCAGTTGACGGCCACCAGGGGGCGGTCGGCGCGGCCGGACTGGTTGTGGATGGATCGGGCCACGATCTCCTTGCCCGTGCCGTTCTCGCCGGTGATGAGCACCCAGGATTCGGTGGGCGCGACCCGGCCGATGACCTCCTTCAGGTCCGCGATGGGTTTGGACTCGCCGGTCAGCGTGATGGGCTGCTCCGAGGAGATGCGCGTCTTGAGCGCCTGGTTCTCCTGGCGCAGGCGGGAGAACTCCAGGCCGTTGCGGGCCGAGACCACGACCTTTTCCAGAGACAAGGGCTTCTCGATGAAATCGAAGGCCCCTTTCTTCAGCGCCTTGACCGCTGTTTCGATGGTCCCGTGGCCCGAGATCATGATCACCGGCAGCCCCTCGTAGTCGCGGGAGATGATCCCGAGCGCCTCGAGGCCGTCCATGCCGGGCAGCCAGATGTCCAGGAAGACCATGTCCGGGATGTCGGTGCCGAGCAGTTCGAGGCCCTGCTCGCCGGACTCGGCCTCGACCACGGAAAAGCCCTCGTCCTCGAGGATGCCGCGCAGGGAGAGGCGGATGGTCTCCTCGTCGTCGATGATCAGGATGTTTGCGGCCATGGATGCTCCCTTGCAAGGTCGTGCGGCGCGGTCGCGCCGTCCCTCCTTATAGATGACCCGGCGCGATGATTCAAGCCGGGGCCGGTCGCGGCCGGGGCGATCAGAATCCCCAGTCCTTCCTTTTCAGCCAGTGGTAGGAGCGCTTGCCGTGGACCATGTCGCCCAGCGGGCCCGCCCCGAGGTTGACGAA
Proteins encoded:
- a CDS encoding sigma-54-dependent transcriptional regulator; the encoded protein is MAANILIIDDEETIRLSLRGILEDEGFSVVEAESGEQGLELLGTDIPDMVFLDIWLPGMDGLEALGIISRDYEGLPVIMISGHGTIETAVKALKKGAFDFIEKPLSLEKVVVSARNGLEFSRLRQENQALKTRISSEQPITLTGESKPIADLKEVIGRVAPTESWVLITGENGTGKEIVARSIHNQSGRADRPLVAVNCAAIPEELIESELFGHEKGAFTGAEKAQEGKFELADGSTLFLDEIGDMSLKTQAKILRILQEQAFEHVGGRKTIKVDVRVIAATNKDLAREIEAGNFREDLYYRLKVFPLELPPLRDRAGDIPLLIADFMDTLVRQHGFKPIAFAPEALDVLTQYRWPGNVRELKNFVERMFIMFAGDTVTADRLPPEFKPAPRAPEPEAPTAQASPMDDLISQGPADLKQARADFEARFLEAKLREFDGNISQLAKAIGLERSSLYRKLKAYNIQTD